CAACAGCAGGGCGTGAAAGCGGAACAGGGCGTGGCGTTACTGCTGGAGCGTTCACTCTCGCTGGTGATTGGCGTGCTCGCCGTGGTGAAAGCGGGCGGCTTCTATGTGCCGCTGCGCACCAGCGATCCGTTTGAGCGCTGGCAGCATATTACCCATACGCTGGATGTGCGCATCGCGGTGGTAGATGAGCAGCACAGCGCGACGCCTCTGCCGGAGGGTATTGCCGTGCTGACGGTCAATAATGCCCATACGCAAGAAGAAGCGCCGACTATCGCCACGCCGCTCAAGCCTGACCATATCGCTTACGTGATGTTTACCTCCGGCTCCACCGGTCAACCGAAAGGGATTGCCATTACCCAGGATAACGTCGTTGCGCTGGCGCGGGATCGCCGCTGGCAGGGAGAACATCATCAGCGCATTCTGCTGCACTCGCCGTATGCCTTTGATGCCTCAACCTATGAGATCTGGGCGGCGCTGCTCAACGGCCACCAGGCGGTGATTGTGCCGGGGGAAGCGCTGGATCTGGCGGTGATCACCTCGACAATTACCGATCGCAACGTCACCGCGGTGTTTTTAACCTCCGGGCTGTTCCGCCTGATTGCCGAAGAGGCGTGGCAGTGCCTGGCGGGGGTCAGCAAAGTCTATACCGGTGGGGAGAAGATCTCTGCAAGCGCGGTACAGTCCGTGCGCGAGCACTTGCCGGATCTCGAGCTGATGAACATCTACGGCCCGACAGAGACGACGACTTACGCCACGGATTACCCGATTACGCAGGCGGATGCGCCCTATCTGGATGTGCCGATCGGCTACGCAATGGATAACACCTGCTTGTATGTGCTGGATGAGTACTTACAACCGCAGCCGGAGGGCGTTGCAGGCGAGCTTTACATCGCCGGGCGCGGGCTGGCGCGCGGCTACGTGAACCATCCGGGGCTTAGCGCGGCGCACTTTGTCGCCGACCCTTACGGGCCTGCGGGAAGCCGTATGTACCGCACCGGCGATAGAGTTAAACGCCGCCGCGACGGCGCCATCAGCTTTGTCAGCCGTGGCGATCAGCAGGTGAAAATTCGCGGCTTCCGAATCGAGCCAGGTGAAATCGAGATCGTGCTCAAGCAGCATGAGGCCGTGCAGCAGGTGGCGGTTATTCCACTTGAAGATGCGGCGGGCCATAAACAGCTGGTTGCCTATGTGGTGGCAAGCGATGCGCCCCCGGCATTGCCTGAAGCGCTGCAACAGTTTGCCCGTGAACGTCTACCGGACTTTATGGTGCCTGCTGCGGTGGTGCTGCTGGAGGCGTTGCCGCTCAATGCCAACGGTAAACTGGCGATGAGGTCGCTGCCGAAGCCTGATTTCAGCACCCAGACCGGGCGTCAACCGCAAAGCGAGCGGGAGATCTGGCTGGCAGAGAAATTCAGCACGCTGCTCAAGGTTGAGAACGTCAGCATCGACAGCAGCTTCTTCGCCATGGGCGGCCACTCTCTGCTGGCGGCGCGCCTGATTACGCAGATTGACCGCGAATTGCAGGTGAAGCTGACTATCCGCGATCTGTTTGAATCGCCAACGGTTGCGATGCTGGCACAGCGGCTGGGGAGCAACCGGCGCAGCAGCATGCTGGATGTGATGCTGCCGCTGCAACCGCTGGGCGATAAAGCCGCGCTGTTCTGCCTGCCTCCCGGCGGCGGCCTGAGCTGGTCATATTCCGGGCTTATTGGCTACCTCGGCGAGCAGCAGCCGATCTACGGTCTGCAAGCGAGCAGGATCAGCACCGGCGAGGCAGCGGCCTCGGTAGAGGCGCTGGCGAAAACCTATCTGGCGGAGATCTATAACGTCCAGCCAGAAGGCCCTTATGCTCTCCTCGGCTGGTCTTTTGGCTGCCATCTGGCCCATGAGGTCGCCACGCTGCTACAAAAAGAGGGGCATGAAGTCAGCGCGCTGGTGCTGGTGGATGGCTATCCGCTCGGGGAGCGTTATCTTGAGACGATAATGAGCGATGAAGAGGGGCTGAAGGTGCTGTTCGAAGCGCTGGTGGGTGCCGTTCCTGATGACCAGGCGCTCTTCTCTGTTGAGGGGCTGCGGCGAGAGTTGCAGGCGATGGAACACCCTCTCGCAGACGTGGAGCCGGTGATTTTCGAGCGTATCTTTGCTGAGCTTCGCGATGCGCCGCTGCTGCTGGCCGCCACCACACCGGGATGCTATCGCGGTGATATGCTCTTCTTCAAAGCCACAAAGCGTGATGCCGGGGAAGAGGATTTCGATCCTCAGCTCTGGGCAAACTATGTTGATGGCAATATCATCGTCCACCCTGTGCCGGGCACCCATAACGGTATGTTCAGCCCGGAGGCGTTGAAAAGCATCGGCCCGGTGATTCAGCGCTGGCTTGAGAGCCACTGAGCGGATTGAATGTTATGTTGATAAAACCGCCGTAATGGCGGTTTTTTTTACCTGTTGAGAGTGAGCAACATGTTAACTCCATTGACCCATCACGCACGGCCGCCTTTTATCTCCCATCTTGAGATGGGCACGATAGCGGCCATTCCGGGGCTCGCCTACTGCCAGCTCTGTTTTGATCGCCACGCCTGGCAGGACGAGTTGTTTGACCACTACGCGATCCCGTTTCCCGTGCGCCTGCACGCGGCGGGCGTCAAGCGCCGGGCAGAGTACCTGGCGGCGCGCTACGGCGCAAAGCTGCTGCTTGCGCACCACGGCTGCGACGCCAGCGTTGGCTCGGCGGCGGATCGCTCCCCCATCTGGCCTGCGGGCTGGTGCGGTAGCCTTTCCCATACCCATGACCGGGCGATAGCCGTTATCGCGCCCAGCGGCGCAGGCCTGACACCGGGCGTGGATATTGAGATGCTGGCACCAGAGACCATGCGCGAAACCGCTGATATGTTCACCTCAGCGCAGGAGCAGGCGCTACTTGCGGGCTGCGCGCTGCCTTATGAGAGTGCGCTACTGATCGCTTTCTCCGCCAAAGAGAGCCTGTTCAAAGCCCTCTACCCCGAAGTGCGGCGCTTTTTTGACTTCGATGCCGCGCGGGTTTGTCAGCTTGATACCGCAACGCAGCGCATCACCCTTGAACTGACGCAACCTCTGACGGCAGAGAGAGCGCCGGGAAGCCAACTGACGGGTTACTACACCCTTGCAGAGGATCACCTCATCACACTTATTGCCTGAGGGATAAGCACTGCTTTGCCTCTGCTTCGTTGCTCAGCAGAGGCGGGCAACCACCGCTTATCACACGCCGCCTTGCCTCTCTTATCTCCTCTATTTTTAACTGCCGTTAATTCCCCGCAATTAAATATCAATTACCACAATAATATTCACCCACACCTTTAAATACTCAGCCTTTTATAACTCCCAATAAATAATAATATTTACAAACAGCCTGAACTCAGCATTCAAATTCTTAAAAACGCAAAAGCGAAATCATCTTCATTGCTTTAACAGAGAATCTTCTATAGAAAAAAAAGCCTCACCCCTATGAACAGGATAAAGAGATGAGCAACCCCTTCGACAATGAGAACCTTATATTCATCGTATTAGTGAATCAGGAGAACCAACACTCGTTATGGCCCGAGTTTATTCCGGTTCCGGATGGCTGGGAGCCGGTATATGGGCCAGCAAGCCGGGCTGAATGCCTGCACTACATTGAGGAGAACTGGCAGGATATCAAGCCGAAAAGCCTGCAAAACATTTAGTTGTATCCATCACTCTTTTCCTCTGCCGCTTTCTAATATTGAGGTTTTGCTTATGTCCGCGCTAATTGACATGGAGTACGTCGCTTTAACATCCGCACAAATGGGAATGTGGTTAGCGAATGAAGTCGCCCTGAATCCGGGGAATAATACAATCAGCGAATATTTAATTATTGATGGCGAAGTAAGCCCAATATTATTTAAAGCGGCAGTCAAAAAAATGATTGCTGAAGCCGAAACAATGCACGGCCGGTTTTTTCAAACAGACAACACGGTAAAGCAGCAGTTGCCCGCCATCGATAATTATGATGCTGCCTTTTACGATTTCAGTGCGCGCCCGGATGCCTGGGAAGCCGCACTGGCCTTTATGAGCGAGCAGACAAATCAACGCTTCTCCCTTACACAAGGGAACGCATTTATCTTTTGTCTCATTAAGCTCAGCCCGAAAAGATTCCTCTATTACCACTGCTGCCACCATATCCTGCTGGACGGTTTTGGCGCTTCGCTGATCCTTCGCCGCACGGTCGATATCTACAATGCACTGGTGATGGATAAACCTATCGCGCCGACGCCGTTCGGCAACTTTCGCGCCTTGATTGCCGAAGATACCGCCTACAGAAACTCAAACCGCTTTCTTCGCGATCGCGAATACTGGATGGCGCGCTTTCAGGATACGCCAGCGCCCGCAAGCCTGGCGGGCCGCAGCGCGCCGGATGCGCCGATCGTCCGCCAGCGCAACAGTATCGATTTAGCCCTGCATCAGGCCCTGCATCGCCATGCCGAAGCCGCAGGCTGCACGCTCCCGCAACTGCTTACGGCGTTAACCGCCATTTACCTCTACCGCATGACCGGTCAGCAGGAGGTGGTGATTGGGCTACCGATGGCGGCACGCGTCGGGCGAGTGCAGCGCACCACGCCTGCGATGATGTCCAACATCATGCCGATACGCCTGCCGCTTTCGCCCGCGCTGACCCTTGATGATGTGCTGGTGCTGGTCGCAAAAGAGATGATGTCCGCGTTACGTCACCAGCAGTATCCCCATGAAGCGTTAACCCGCGATCTTAAACTCGACCGCCCGCTCTACCACACCACCATCAACGTCGAGTTATTTGGCGACGATCTGGCTTTCAACGGCGCGAAAACTTTCCCGGTGAATACCAGCAACGGGCCGGTTGACGATCTGGCGATCTTCTTCTTTGGTTACGGCGACGAACACACGCTGGTCGTCGGCTTTGATGCTAATAGCGCCCTCTACAGCCCAGAGAGTTTATCCGCCCATCATCAGCGCATGCTGGCGCTGTTTAGCGCATTAATCGACCAGCCACACGCCGCGATTGGTGCCCCCTCGCTGCTGAGCGCAGAAGAGGAGCAGCTTTTTGCCCGCGCCAATGATACCTGCGCGCCCGTGCCGCCCCTCTCCTTTGCGGCGCTGTTTGAACGCCATGCCAGAAGCACCCCGCACGCGCCTGCGCTTAACGATCGGCACACCCAACTGAGCTACAGCCAGCTTAACCGCCAGGCGAACCGGCTTAGCCGCTATCTACAGGCGCAGGGTGTGCGCCCAGGCGACAGCGTCGCGCTGCTCCTGCCGCGCACGGTGGAGATGGTCATCGCCATGCTGGCAGTCGCCAAAGCACAGGCCATTTACCTGCCCCTTGATGCCGATCATCCGGCGGAGCGCCTGCAGCATATTCTCGCCACCGCCCAGCCGACGCTGATCCTCTCCTCGTCGCAAACGGCGGGGATCGTTACCGGTTATCGCCAGCAGCAGATCGACAGTGACGCGGCGGTGGCGGCCATTGCGGCACAGCACGACGATAACCTGACCACGCTGCCACAACCGCAGCAGCCAGCGTATGTGCTCTTTACCTCCGGCTCCACCGGCGCGCCGAAAGGGGTACTGGTCTCTCACGGCTCGTTAACCAACTTCCTCACCGCCATACAGCACACCGTGCAACTGACGGCGCAGCATCGGCTGTTAGCCGTGACCACCCTCAGTTTTGATATCGCCGCGCTGGAGCTTTTATTGCCGCTGATGACCGGCGCGTCGGTCACTATCGCCTCACGGGAGTGCGCGCGCGACCCGCGTCTGCTGGCGCAGGCGATCGCTGAACATCAGATCACCCATATGCAGGGTACGCCCGCGCTGTGGCATGGGTTAGTGGCCTATCAGCCCGATTCGCTGGCTGGCCTGACGGCAATGGTCGGCGGCGATGCGCTACCCCAAACGCTTGCGGAGCGCATGGTCGCCCTCTCTGAGCGCGTCATTCAACTCTATGGCCCCACCGAAACCACTATCTGGTCGACCTTAAGCGAGCTGAGCGCCGCGCACCCCTCGCCGTCGGTTATCGGTAGACCGCTCTTTAATACCCGCATCCATATCCTTGATGACGCCCTGAAACCAGTGCCGGTTGGGCAGCCTGGCGAACTCTATATCGCTGGTGACGGGCTGGCGCTCGGCTATCTCAACCGCGCAGATTTAACCAGCGAGCGCTTTGTTGCCAACCCCTTTGATGAGGAGGGTAAGCGTATGTATCGCACCGGCGATATGGCCTGCTGGAGTGAAGCGCAGACGATCGTTTTCCTTGGCCGGGTGGACAATCAGGTCAAGATCCGCGGCTATCGCATTGAACTCGGGGAGATTGAAAATGCGCTCAACGCCCTGCCCGACGTTAAACAGGCGCTGGTCGTCGCCCATGAGGAGAAAAAGAGCGGGCAGAAACGGCTGGTGGCGTACGTCGTGGCGCACGATGATGCAGCCTGTAGCCCGGATGCGCTGCGCGCGGCATCAGCGCAAAAACTGCCGGACTATATGGTGCCCGCGCGGGTGATGGTGCTGGCGCACTTCCCCCTGACGGCGAATGGCAAAATTGACCGCCGGGCGCTGCCGCAACCGACTTTTACCTCCCTCGCCCCGGTGCCGCCCGCTACTGCGCAGCAGCGGGAGCTGTGCCAGCTGTTTGCCGAGTGCCTGGCCATCGACCCGCCCGGTATTGATGACAACTTTTTTAGCCTCGGCGGGCACTCGCTGTTAGCCCTGCAATTACTCAGCCGCCTGCGCCAGAGTTTCGGCGTGGAGCTGTCGCTGAAAACCCTGTTTGATGCCCCGACCGTTGCCGAACTGAGTATGCAGATAGCGGCGGCGCACGGCCAGACCGCACGCCCTGCGCTGGTCGCACAACCGCGCCCGCCGCAGTTGCCGATGTCGTTTGCCCAGCAGCGCTTATGGTTGCAGCAGCAAATCGCCCCCAGCAGCGCCTACAATATGCCGCTGGCGCTGACGCTGAGCGGCCCGCTGGATGCGGCAGTGCTGGCGCAGGCGCTCTCTGACGTTATCGCCCGCCACGAGAGCCTGCGCACCCTGTTAACCCAGCAGGAAGAGATGCCCTGCCAGCAGATCATCCCTGTCCACGACGTCGATTTTGCGCTACCGACCCTCGCCATCGCGCCCGAGCATCTTGAAGCGCAGTTGGTAATGGAGTGCCAGCATCTCTTTGCGTTGGATAGTGAACTGCCGGTTAAAGCCTGGCTCTATCAACTGGCAGCAGAGCAACACGTTCTGCTGCTGCTCATTCACCATACCGCCGGGGATGGTGGCTCCCTGCTGCCACTGCTGGAGGATTTGCGTCTCTGCTGGCAGGCGCGTGCCGCAGGCCAACACCCGCAGTTGCCGCCGCTGACCGTCCAGTACGCCGATTACGCGCTCTGGCAGCGCGCGTTGCTGAGCGAAGCGCCGCGCCATAGCCAGCAGCTGAACTACTGGTTTCAACAGCTGGCGGATGTGCCGGAAGAGGTGACGCTACCCGCCGGCCGGCCTCGCCCCGCGCAGGCGGATTACCGTGGCGACCGCGTCGACTTCGCGCTCCCCGATGAGCTGTTATCGCGCCTGAAAAAACGGGGCGATGAGATGGGCGTGAGCCTGTTTATGCTTCTGCATGCGGCGCTGGCAACGCTGCTGCATCGCCTCGGCGCGGGTGATGACATCGTAATCGGTACGCCGCTTTACGCCCGCAGCGACGCCGCCCTGCTGCCGCTGATCGGCTATTTCGCCAATACGGCGGTGCTGCGAACGGATATGGGAGGCAACCCGACGCTAAGCGACATTGTCGTCCAGGCAAAATCGGCGGTGCTGGAAGCCAACCAGCATCAGGATCTCCCCTTTGAGCAGGTCGTCGAGGCGCTGGCACCCGGTCGCACCTTAGCCCGTCATCCGCTCTTTCAGGTGATGATGGTGGTCGATACACCGTGGCCACAGGCGGTCACCTTCCCGCAAGTGACGGTGGCACAACGCCAGCTCCCGACCACCACCGCCAAATTCGATCTGCTGTTTCATTTTGATGTTGATGACGCGCAGCAACGCCTGAGCGGGCATATTGAATATGCCACCGCCCTCTATGATGGCCGCACGGTTGCGGGCTTTGCCGAACAGTTAATCCGGGTTATCGAAACTATCGCGCAGCGTCCCGAAGCCCGCCTTGCGCAGATCCCGCTGTTAAGCGCCGCGCAGCGTGAAACCGTGCTAAAGCGCTGGAACGCAACGGATGTGACGTTGCCGCCGCTGTCGCTGGCCGGGCTGTTTGAAACGCAGGTGCAGCGCTCGCCCGATGCCATCGCGGTGAAAGAGGGTGAGAAAACGCTGAGCTATCGCCACCTCAATGAGGCAGCAAACCGGCTTGCGCACCGCCTGATGACGCAGACCGGGGGCGCACCGTTCTGCGCCGGATTACTGATGCAGCACTCGATGAACGAAGTTATTGCCGTGCTCGCCGTTATCAAGGCTGGCGGTGCTTACCTGCCGCTGCGCATCACCGATCCGCTGGAGCGCCAGCAGCTAATGGTAAACGAGGCAGGCGCCACGCTACTGCTGGCCGATGCCACCTTGCCGCTGCCTACGATCGACAATGTGGTGTTTATCAGTGAGGAACCTGCGGGCGACTGGCCGCTAAGCAATCCGCCGCTTCTCTCTGCGCCCGGCAGCCTGGCCTATATCATGTTCACCTCCGGTTCGACCGGTAAGCCGAAAGGGATTGCGGTCGAGCAGCAGAGCGTGGCGGCGCTGGCGCTGGATCGCCGCTGGCGGGCAGAGGATCATCAGCGGGTGCTGCTGCACTCTCCGTCGGCCTTTGATGCCTCAACTTATGAGCTGTGGGTGCCATTGCTGGGCGGCGGCACCGTTATCGTCGCGCCGCCGGGCGAGCTGGATATCGATACGCTGGCGCAGAGTATCGTCGATGAAAAGGTCACCGCGCTGTGGCTCACCGCCGGGCTATTTCACCTGATGGCAGAAGTGCATCCTGAGGCGCTGAAGGGCGTGCGTTTACTGATTGCGGGCGGGGATGTGCTCTCCATACACGCCATTCGCGAGGTGATGACGCATAATCCCGCGCTTGTGATGATGAACGGCTACGGGCCGACGGAAACCACCACCTTCGCCACCACATGGCCCATGGTGCAGATCCCGGAGGGCGTGACGGTGCCTGTCGGCACGCCGCTCGACAATACGCAGCTTTATGTCCTTGATGCTTACCTCAACCCGCTGCCGGTCGGCATGCCCGGTGAACTCTATATTGCCGGGATCGGGCTGGCGCGCGGATATCACCGCAACCCCTGCCTGACCGCGGCGCATTTTGTTGCGAACCCATTTTCAGTGCACGGCGAGCGCATGTATCGCTCCGGCGACCAGGTGCGCTGGCGCGAGGATGGCGTGCTGGAGTACCTGAACCGTGGCGATCAGCAGGTCAAAATTCGCGGCTTCCGCATTGAGCTGGCAGAAGTGGAAGCGGCCCTGCGAAAGCAAGCAGCGGTGGCTCAGGCGCTGGTGAGCGCTCGCGAGAACAATCAAGGGAACAGGCAGCTGATTGCGTGGGTGACGGCAAAACCTGGCGCAACCTGCGATGCCGATGCGCTGCGCCGGGCGCTGGGCGCCCAGTTGCCGGACTTTATGGTGCCGGCAATGATTGTTCCCCTTGAGCACTTCCCTCTGACCGCGAACGGCAAAGTCGATCAGCGCGCCCTGCCCGCACCGCAGGTTGCCAGCGTCGCGCACCGTACGCCGCGCAATGACCTTGAGCGCACCCTCTGTACGCTCTTCGCCGCGGTATTGGGCGTGCCGGAGGTTGGAATTGATGATGACTTCTTTGCCCTCGGCGGCCACTCGCTGATGGCCTCCCGCCTGGTGAGCAAAATCCGCCGGGTGCTCAATCTCAACCCGGCGATTCGCGACCTGTTTGAAGCCCCGACGGTCGCGCAGTTTGCCGGGCGGTTGCAGGCCAGCCAGACACCGCGCCCACGCCTGTGCCAGGGCGAGCGGCCACCGCTTCTGCCGCTCTCATCACCGCAGCGGCGTCTCTGGATGATCGACCGCATTGAGCAGGGTAAATACACCTACAATATGCCCGTCACGCTCACCTTACGGGGGGATATCGTCGTCTCCGCGCTGATGACGGCACTCGACGATATCGTGCTGCGCCATGAAAGCTTACGCACGCACTTTCATGAGCTTAACGATGGGACGGTTTGCCAGAGGATCA
This Kosakonia cowanii JCM 10956 = DSM 18146 DNA region includes the following protein-coding sequences:
- a CDS encoding 4'-phosphopantetheinyl transferase family protein is translated as MLTPLTHHARPPFISHLEMGTIAAIPGLAYCQLCFDRHAWQDELFDHYAIPFPVRLHAAGVKRRAEYLAARYGAKLLLAHHGCDASVGSAADRSPIWPAGWCGSLSHTHDRAIAVIAPSGAGLTPGVDIEMLAPETMRETADMFTSAQEQALLAGCALPYESALLIAFSAKESLFKALYPEVRRFFDFDAARVCQLDTATQRITLELTQPLTAERAPGSQLTGYYTLAEDHLITLIA
- a CDS encoding MbtH family protein, which codes for MSNPFDNENLIFIVLVNQENQHSLWPEFIPVPDGWEPVYGPASRAECLHYIEENWQDIKPKSLQNI
- a CDS encoding non-ribosomal peptide synthetase, which translates into the protein MWLANEVALNPGNNTISEYLIIDGEVSPILFKAAVKKMIAEAETMHGRFFQTDNTVKQQLPAIDNYDAAFYDFSARPDAWEAALAFMSEQTNQRFSLTQGNAFIFCLIKLSPKRFLYYHCCHHILLDGFGASLILRRTVDIYNALVMDKPIAPTPFGNFRALIAEDTAYRNSNRFLRDREYWMARFQDTPAPASLAGRSAPDAPIVRQRNSIDLALHQALHRHAEAAGCTLPQLLTALTAIYLYRMTGQQEVVIGLPMAARVGRVQRTTPAMMSNIMPIRLPLSPALTLDDVLVLVAKEMMSALRHQQYPHEALTRDLKLDRPLYHTTINVELFGDDLAFNGAKTFPVNTSNGPVDDLAIFFFGYGDEHTLVVGFDANSALYSPESLSAHHQRMLALFSALIDQPHAAIGAPSLLSAEEEQLFARANDTCAPVPPLSFAALFERHARSTPHAPALNDRHTQLSYSQLNRQANRLSRYLQAQGVRPGDSVALLLPRTVEMVIAMLAVAKAQAIYLPLDADHPAERLQHILATAQPTLILSSSQTAGIVTGYRQQQIDSDAAVAAIAAQHDDNLTTLPQPQQPAYVLFTSGSTGAPKGVLVSHGSLTNFLTAIQHTVQLTAQHRLLAVTTLSFDIAALELLLPLMTGASVTIASRECARDPRLLAQAIAEHQITHMQGTPALWHGLVAYQPDSLAGLTAMVGGDALPQTLAERMVALSERVIQLYGPTETTIWSTLSELSAAHPSPSVIGRPLFNTRIHILDDALKPVPVGQPGELYIAGDGLALGYLNRADLTSERFVANPFDEEGKRMYRTGDMACWSEAQTIVFLGRVDNQVKIRGYRIELGEIENALNALPDVKQALVVAHEEKKSGQKRLVAYVVAHDDAACSPDALRAASAQKLPDYMVPARVMVLAHFPLTANGKIDRRALPQPTFTSLAPVPPATAQQRELCQLFAECLAIDPPGIDDNFFSLGGHSLLALQLLSRLRQSFGVELSLKTLFDAPTVAELSMQIAAAHGQTARPALVAQPRPPQLPMSFAQQRLWLQQQIAPSSAYNMPLALTLSGPLDAAVLAQALSDVIARHESLRTLLTQQEEMPCQQIIPVHDVDFALPTLAIAPEHLEAQLVMECQHLFALDSELPVKAWLYQLAAEQHVLLLLIHHTAGDGGSLLPLLEDLRLCWQARAAGQHPQLPPLTVQYADYALWQRALLSEAPRHSQQLNYWFQQLADVPEEVTLPAGRPRPAQADYRGDRVDFALPDELLSRLKKRGDEMGVSLFMLLHAALATLLHRLGAGDDIVIGTPLYARSDAALLPLIGYFANTAVLRTDMGGNPTLSDIVVQAKSAVLEANQHQDLPFEQVVEALAPGRTLARHPLFQVMMVVDTPWPQAVTFPQVTVAQRQLPTTTAKFDLLFHFDVDDAQQRLSGHIEYATALYDGRTVAGFAEQLIRVIETIAQRPEARLAQIPLLSAAQRETVLKRWNATDVTLPPLSLAGLFETQVQRSPDAIAVKEGEKTLSYRHLNEAANRLAHRLMTQTGGAPFCAGLLMQHSMNEVIAVLAVIKAGGAYLPLRITDPLERQQLMVNEAGATLLLADATLPLPTIDNVVFISEEPAGDWPLSNPPLLSAPGSLAYIMFTSGSTGKPKGIAVEQQSVAALALDRRWRAEDHQRVLLHSPSAFDASTYELWVPLLGGGTVIVAPPGELDIDTLAQSIVDEKVTALWLTAGLFHLMAEVHPEALKGVRLLIAGGDVLSIHAIREVMTHNPALVMMNGYGPTETTTFATTWPMVQIPEGVTVPVGTPLDNTQLYVLDAYLNPLPVGMPGELYIAGIGLARGYHRNPCLTAAHFVANPFSVHGERMYRSGDQVRWREDGVLEYLNRGDQQVKIRGFRIELAEVEAALRKQAAVAQALVSARENNQGNRQLIAWVTAKPGATCDADALRRALGAQLPDFMVPAMIVPLEHFPLTANGKVDQRALPAPQVASVAHRTPRNDLERTLCTLFAAVLGVPEVGIDDDFFALGGHSLMASRLVSKIRRVLNLNPAIRDLFEAPTVAQFAGRLQASQTPRPRLCQGERPPLLPLSSPQRRLWMIDRIEQGKYTYNMPVTLTLRGDIVVSALMTALDDIVLRHESLRTHFHELNDGTVCQRITPASIACCPLTLLTVSADDLPHAVQTAAQYTFDLAQEDPCRAWLFKVDDDHHLLLILMHHIASDGGSIAPLLHDLAEAYNARAQNRVPAWRPLAVQYADYTLWQQALLGAPDENDSLFNRQLAWWRNTLHDLPDELQLPTDRPRPLRASYVGKQCHFAIDARTTAALGALARQHNASLFMLLQAALAVLLCRCGAGEDIPIGTAVEGRSDEALEPLVGFFINTLVMRTDLSGNPSFVTLVERVREGALAAWEHQDIPFESLVEALNPARSLARHPLFQVMLVLQNVARSDALFDELETVVEMPSLPVAKFDLTFNLEETPEGLRGMVEYAVDLFDEATVGRMAGYFTHLLAGIATDASRNVSELPIFSDAERHEIMQTWNNSAREVPAATFAEQFEAIVRATPQAIALIGDEETLTYAQLDQRANRLANLMLARGIGAEQIVAIALPRSVALIVSIIATMKTGAAYLPLDPDYPPERVAYMLSHAQPGLVISQAAFADRLAPEYAALRLDHPALRGLLADHCAEAITLPRRLQCDNAAYLIYTSGSTGAPKGVVVTHRGIGHLVASMVERLHVTPQSRVLQFASPSFDASFWDISMALLSGAALVVAAKEALTPGKPLYTLMHDRAVTHATLPPVGLAVMPREPLPALATLIVAGEACPPELIAFWGTGRRMINAYGPSESTVCATISQPLQADRLPPIGRPIFNMQAYVLDAHLQPVPPGVKGELYIAGESLARGYLKRPDLTAERFVANPFGAPGSRMYRTGDMASWSREGELMFAGRVDHQVKIRGFRIELGEIESQLRKHPQITQATVIVREDKPGLRQLVAYAVARDEQAQGGEIRDFLRDFLPDYMVPVAVVLLPAIPVTPNGKVDRRALPAPQFTRTQHTPPRNAQEQLLSTLFAELLNLAEVDRTTSFFELGGDSITAIQLVARARQAGWLFTPRDVFEHKSVAGLAGIMTAVAEQDTAPQVAAVGDLPATPIIHWLMENPGDINAFCQATLLHTPAELDAQTLRELLAELLRHHDALRLTARREANGEIHLAVPTAIDESEMLEIIDAQPLSPEQRQQQIEEACRRAKQRLDPARGKMVQAVWFRAACGEPGQLMLVLHHLVVDGVSWRILAADLLALWRARATGRNAQLTDAGTSFRAWALRLEQEAQRRGDELAHWQSVLNQPDRLLTTRPLAGTCDTLATSASLQMELGSEFTQPLLATLPARFHAGINDVLLCALALAITAWREDGQTDVLLDVEGHGREELAGTALSNTVGWFTTLYPVRLAPGRAQLTHPHSLGSALKSVKEQLRQVPGNGLGYGLLRYLNTQTRPQLAALPQPQIGFNYLGRLSVEEARDWQLAAEARLLDTRAHDSFALPHALSLNAVVEARASGPVLVANWSWATELYAEDRVSRLATGWFSWLKALSQLTQVDDIGGFTPSDVPLVALQQAGLSKLQAKWTKKK